CGGCCCGGGCCCGCTCGCGATCGGCCCTGTAGGGCGAGATGAAGGCGGTCAGCACCAGGAAGCCGGCTTCGGCGAACAGGGCCGCGACCTCGCCCACCCGGCGGATGTTTTCGGTGCGGTCCTCGGGGCTGAAGCCCAGATTGGCGTTCAGGCCGTGGCGGACATTGTCGCCGTCGAGCACGAAGACCTGATAGCCCTTGGCGAAGAGCCGCTGTTCCAGCTCGATCGCCAGCGTCGACTTGCCGGCCCCCGACAGGCCGGTCAGCCAGAGCACCCCGCCGGTATGGCCGTTGCGCCGCGCCCGCGCCTCGGCGGTCACCCGATGCTCGACCGCGGTGATGTTGGTCGATTTGCGGGTGACGGCGCTGCGCTGGTCGGGATAGCCGTCCATCGAGATGATGCCGCCGCCGACGGTGTCGTAATCCTCGATCAGCACGAAGCGGCCGGTATTGGGCAGGTCGCGGAATTCATCCAGCGCCAGCAGGCCGCGCGACCGCAGCACCACTTCGGCGACCGCGTTGCGCTCCACCAGCTGCGGCCCATCCCCCTGATCCGCCCCGGCCAGGCTGCCGGCATCGATCACCTTCTCGATCCGGTCGACGGTCACCCGCACCTGGCGGGTGGCGAGCTTCATAAGGTAACCGGCGCCCACCGTCAGCGGGGTATGGCCCAGCCAGAACAGCCGCGCGCGGAACACGTCGGTCTCGACCGGCGGCATCTCGACATGGCTGATCACGTCGCCGCGTTCGATGAAGATCTGCTCGTCGAAGGTGATGCCGACGCTGCGGCCGGTCCCGGCCACCACCGGCGGCACGCCCTTGCCCCAATGCTCGATCGTCTGCACCCGCACGGTCTTGTTGGCGGGGGACACCATGATCGTGTCGCCGACCGCCAGCCGGCCGCTTTCGATCCGGCCGACGATGATCCGGCGCTCGTCGAATTTATAGACGTCCTGCACCGGCAGGCGCAGCGGCCGGTCGTCCAGCGCCGGGGCCGGCACGAAACCGTCCAGCGCCTCCAGCACGGTCGGCCCGCTGTACCAGGGCATGGTGCCGGCGGCACGCTCGACGATGTTGCCGCCCTCGCGCGCCGCCACCGGCACGAAATGGGTGGCCGTCACCCCGATCCCGGCCAGGTAGTCGGTATATTCGGCGACCACCGCGTCGTAACGGGCCTGGTCGTAGCCGACCAGATCCATCTTGTTGACGACCACCGCGATCTGGCGCAGGCCCAGCAGGTGCAGCAGATAGCCGTGGCGGCGCGACTGCTCGCGCACGCCCTCGGCCGCATCGATCACCAGCACCGCGGCCTCGGCCGCGGCGGCGCCGGTGATCATGTTCTTCAGGAATTCCTTGTGCCCCGGCGCATCGATGATGACGTAGTCGCGGCGCGCGGATTTGAACCAGATCTGGGCCGAATCGATGGTGATGCCCTGGTCGCGCTCGGCCTTGAGCGCATCCATGACGAAAGACCATTCGAAGGGCATGCCCCGGCGCTCGCTCATCGCGCGGATGGCATCGACCCGGCCTTCGGGTAGCGAGCCGCTGTCGTTGAGCAGGCGGCCGACCAGGGTCGACTTGCCATGGTCGACATGGCCGACGATCACGATGCGCATCAGCCGGCGCTCGACCTCGGCGCGCAGATCGTCGTCTTGTGCTAGGACGGGCTGGAGGGTATCGGCAGTCATGGGCTGGGCTCCGTCCCGATCACATATAGCCTTCGGCGCGCAGGCGCTCGAAGGCATCTTCGGATTCCTTGTCCTGGGCACGGCCGGCGCGCTCGGAGGTGCGGGTGGTCTCAAGCTCCGCCACGATCTCGGCCACGGTCGATGCCGTGCTGCGGATCGGCAGGGTGCAGGGCGCGCAGCCGAGCGAGCGGTAGCGCAGCCCTTCCTGATTGGCGAAATAGAGGTTCACAACCGGGATCTCCTCGCGCTGGATGTAGCGCCAGATGTCGACCTCGGTCCAGTGCAGCAGCGGGTGGATGCGCACCGAGGTGCCGGCCGGGAATTCGGTCTTGAACTGGTCCCAGAACTCCGGCGGCTGATCCTTGACGTTCCAGGCATTGTCCTGACCGCGCGGGCTGAACACACGCTCCTTCGCGCGCGTGCCCTCTTCGTCGCGGCGGATGCCGGCGATGACGCCGGTGAAGCCGTGGGTGTCGAGCAGCGACTTCAGCCCCTCGGTCTTCAGCGCCGAGCAGCAGACCACGCGGCCGCGGGTGTGGTTCATACCCGCATCCAGCGCCGCCCGGTTCTGGCCGACGATCAGGTTCAGCCCCCATTCCCGCGCCATCCGGTCGCGGAATTCGATCATCTCGGGGATCTTGTACGAGGTGTCGACGTGGAGCACGGGGAAAGGCACATGGCCGAAGAAGGCCTTGCGGGCCAGCCAGACCATGACATTGCTGTCCTTGCCGATCGACCACAGCATGGCGAGCTTGTCGATGCGGTTGAACGCCTCGCGCAGGATGTAGATGCTCTGCGCCTCAAGACGGTCGAGATGATCCATGGAATCCTTCGCTCCTCATGCCCAGGCTGGCGTCGGCGAACGAGGCTGGCGGACAGGCGGGCGGGGTTCGGGTGCGGGCGGTGGATGTGGTTTCCGGCCCCACAGAAATCATGTTCCCGACAGATTGTCCAGGCCCTAATCGGATATTGATTTATTTAACCAGTAATATTTGTGTTTTTGATGCCGGGGGCGGATGCTGCATCGCGGGCGCGGATGCTGTAGCTTTGGCGCGCTTTCCATGCGATGCGACCAGAGGGCCCGCCTGACATGAGCCGTTCTGCCATGAGCCACATCCGTTCGATCCTGCTCCTGCTGCCGGCCCTGCTGCTCGCCGCCTGCACGGACAAGGGGGAGCTGCCGGCCCCCTTCGACACGTTGGATGCGGTGTTCTTCCCGCAATCGGCACCATCTGCCGACGAGATCGATGTCGACAAGCTGCCGGTGGCGGCGATCCTGGTGGAATTCGGCCGCGGATCGGCCCG
This genomic stretch from Tistrella mobilis harbors:
- the cysC gene encoding adenylyl-sulfate kinase, whose amino-acid sequence is MRIVIVGHVDHGKSTLVGRLLNDSGSLPEGRVDAIRAMSERRGMPFEWSFVMDALKAERDQGITIDSAQIWFKSARRDYVIIDAPGHKEFLKNMITGAAAAEAAVLVIDAAEGVREQSRRHGYLLHLLGLRQIAVVVNKMDLVGYDQARYDAVVAEYTDYLAGIGVTATHFVPVAAREGGNIVERAAGTMPWYSGPTVLEALDGFVPAPALDDRPLRLPVQDVYKFDERRIIVGRIESGRLAVGDTIMVSPANKTVRVQTIEHWGKGVPPVVAGTGRSVGITFDEQIFIERGDVISHVEMPPVETDVFRARLFWLGHTPLTVGAGYLMKLATRQVRVTVDRIEKVIDAGSLAGADQGDGPQLVERNAVAEVVLRSRGLLALDEFRDLPNTGRFVLIEDYDTVGGGIISMDGYPDQRSAVTRKSTNITAVEHRVTAEARARRNGHTGGVLWLTGLSGAGKSTLAIELEQRLFAKGYQVFVLDGDNVRHGLNANLGFSPEDRTENIRRVGEVAALFAEAGFLVLTAFISPYRADRERARAAAGAGFHEVHVRADLDVCEGRDPKGLYAKARRGEIRDFTGIDAPYEPPAAPELVVDTGRLSIEEAVQSVMDYIERRFAIAR
- the cysD gene encoding sulfate adenylyltransferase subunit CysD, whose protein sequence is MDHLDRLEAQSIYILREAFNRIDKLAMLWSIGKDSNVMVWLARKAFFGHVPFPVLHVDTSYKIPEMIEFRDRMAREWGLNLIVGQNRAALDAGMNHTRGRVVCCSALKTEGLKSLLDTHGFTGVIAGIRRDEEGTRAKERVFSPRGQDNAWNVKDQPPEFWDQFKTEFPAGTSVRIHPLLHWTEVDIWRYIQREEIPVVNLYFANQEGLRYRSLGCAPCTLPIRSTASTVAEIVAELETTRTSERAGRAQDKESEDAFERLRAEGYM